A window from Malassezia japonica chromosome 1, complete sequence encodes these proteins:
- a CDS encoding uncharacterized protein (antiSMASH:Cluster_1; TransMembrane:1 (i156-175o); EggNog:ENOG503P6C0), with product MENPRKEITGVVEGLCSAKNADSQRDVLQRYFTNDASFDHPLCAVSSYPGSRDTGVLPIYQWLRIMFLDTLIKVHDIGFDQETNRLFVRVTQQLRWRLSPIRHFYAPTVELVVLLDLSKGSDGKLYIARQVDLYAVQQVTHFIIPYSKEVIEYIKLFAGFMCLVLAVLFQTLGFWRLSAKHA from the exons ATGGAGAACCCGCGCAAAGAAATCACTGGCGTTGTGGAAGGCCTGTGCTCGGCCAAGAATGCCGACTCGCAGCGCGATGTTCTGCAGCGCTACTTTACGAACGATGCCTCGTTTGACCACCCTCTGTGTGCCGTGAGCTCGTATCCTGGC TCGCGCGACACGGGTGTGCTTCCGATCTACCAATGGCTGCGCATCATGTtcctcgacacgctgaTCAAGGTCCACGATATCG GTTTCGACCAGGAGACCAACCGCCTGTTTGTGCGCGtcacgcagcagctgcgctGGAGGCTTTCGCCTATCCGCCACTTCTACGCGCCGACGGTCGA ACTCGTCGTCTTGCTCGATCTCTCCAAGGGCTCCGACGGCAAGCTGTACATCGCCCGCCAGGTCGACCTGTATGCGGTGCAGCAGGTGACGCACTTCATCATTCCCTACTCGAAGGAGGTGATCGAATACATCAAGCTGTTCGCCGGCTTCATGTGCCTCGTCCTTGCCGTCCTCTTCCAGACCCTTGGCTTCTGGAGGCTCAGCGCCAAGCACGCATAA
- a CDS encoding acylglycerol lipase (antiSMASH:Cluster_1; COG:I; MEROPS:MER0036052; EggNog:ENOG503P07B), with translation MWDVVQELYFVLVEPILLYFGLASLGFGDPTYGRENLPYSPQERAAVYENPEVKVTRRRVYLHQGKPVLDVSIPDNVRVLPCVLSGKRVTAWINYYIWEMPNAPGRDKVNADVYLVHGINDYSGKVSPQGVGFMLSGFRVIALDMPSFGRSSGLHSYLYTMRWNVDALDAVMYHVRTFDEAENLPNLATRKRFAQGSSMGGFTVLYHCALHPPVATKAQGGPETHDRLALDGIAVSAPMLRIAPESRPNMFVEMVGRLISLVAGRLPLARAIKGNVSDDPKVEFYARQDPQVYHGLVRVDTGLAIIAGIDHLNEIVSRIRCPVAIHHGSHDRVTSPEGSRVFFDKLDVQPKKLRIWPGIEHAMLKSTPEMSVKDLERRNALVEDMASWFIDLTQHA, from the exons ATGTGGGACGTGGTGCAGGAGTTGTATttcgtgctcgtcgagccgaTTCTGCTCTACTTTGGCCTTGCGTCGCTTGGGTTTGGTGATCCGACGTATGGCCGCGAAAATCTCCCGTACTCGccgcaggagcgcgccgccgtttACGAGAACCCAGAGGTGAAGgtgacgcgccgccgtgtcTACTTGCACCAGGGCAAGCCGGTGCTCGATGTGTCGATTCCTGATAATGTGCGCGTGCTTCCATGTGTGCTGTCTGGAAAGCGTGTCACTGCATGGATCAACTACTACATCTGGGAGATGCCCAATGCGCCGGGCCGCGACAAGG TGAACGCGGACGTGTATCTCGTGCACGGCATCAACGACTACTCG GGCAAAGTCTCGCCGCAAGGTGTCGGTTTTATGCTCTCTGGCTTCCGCGTGATTGCGCTCGATATGCCGAGCTTTGGACGCTCCTCGGGTCTGCATTCGTACCTGTACACCATGCGCTGGAATGTGgacgcgctggacgcgGTCATGTACCACGTCCGTACCTTTGATGAGGCGGAGAACCTGCCGAATCTCGCGACTCGCAAGCGCTTTGCGCAGGGCAGCTCTATGGGCGGATTCACCGTGCTATACCATTGTGCGTTGCATCCCCCTGTTGCGACCAAGGCACAGGGCGGCCCCGAGACGCACGACCGTCTTGCGCTGGACGGTATCGCGGTGAGTGCACCCATGCTCCGCATCGCACCCGAGTCGCGCCCGAACATGTTTGTCGAGATGGTCGGCCGCCTGATctcgctcgtcgccggccgcctgcCGCTAGCCCGCGCGATCAAGGGCAACGTGTCGGACGACCCCAAGGTCGAGTTCTACGCGCGCCAGGATCCCCAGGTCTACCATGGACTGGTCCGCGTCGATACCGGCCTGGCTATCATTGCCGGCATTGACCACCTGAACGAGATCGTGTCTCGGATCCGGTGCCCGGTCGCGATCCACCACGGCTCGCACGACCGTGTGACGAGTCCCGAAGgctcgcgcgtctttttcgacaagctcgacgtgcagccGAAGAAGCTGCGCATCTGGCCTGGCATCGAGCATG CCATGCTCAAGAGCACGCCAGAGATGAGCGTCAAGGACTTGGAGCGTCGcaacgcgctcgtcgaagACATG GCCTCGTGGTTCATCGACCTTACGCAGCATGCATAG
- the CAT2 gene encoding carnitine O-acetyltransferase (antiSMASH:Cluster_1; COG:I; EggNog:ENOG503NUG1): MTKPTGEQPKQMYAGQSSLPLLPVPALEETLKKYLRTTLPLHKNAESEARTSQAVESALKGKDAALMQKLQDRLVHRATAEGRESWLYDWWLSGAYMSPRDPLVPFVSYFFMHRADPKVKDYVTRSAHILKAIMAFRKMVVDETLAPEKTKTGFMCMAGYKYLFNSCRIPQETEDVTEVFDPAKNNHVTIMRNGHFFELQLVNPVTGKELSVPEIEVQLDKIVSDPRAQQPAASPIGVLSSDSRDNWAKARQALISGPNGEVNKKSLERIESSIIVLCLDDQKPISMEERGWGIWTGQDRNRFYDKQQFVVAANGTSGYIGEHSMLDGTQTLRMNNFVLNSLEQGKINLEGEASGAVLEDPVFLEFAQDANSEKAVKESQQRFAELMGKHAMAALDFQGYGKGAIKQYKCSPDAWVQMAFQLAFYRLFGRVCATYEAAQTRKFKLGRTETIRSCSVESKAFVEAMENTSASDAERLKAFQTAAAQHIKYAKECSDAHGVDRHLLGLKKLIQQGEEFPAIFQDPINAESGTWILSTSQMSTDVFDGWGFGEVTPKGFGVAYGIKENSLSFTLVCLKEEHNPVRMTEYLNRALLDIRDMHDRTAQKPKM, encoded by the coding sequence ATGACCAAGCCTACTGGCGAGCAGCCCAAGCAGATGTACGCTGGCCAGTCTTCGCTGCCCCTCCTCCCCGTTCCCGCGCTGGAGGAGACGCTGAAGAAGTACCTGCGCACCACGCTGCCCCTGCACAAGAACGCCGAATCGGAGGCGCGCACTAGCCAGGCGGTCGAATCCGCGCTCAAGGGCAAGGACGCCGCCCTGATGCAGAAGCTGCAGGACCGTCTTGTGCACCGCGCCACGGCCGAGGGCCGCGAGAGCTGGCTCTACGACTGGTGGCTGTCGGGTGCGTACATGTCCCCGCGCGACCCCCTGGTGCCGTTCGTGAGCTACTTCTTcatgcaccgcgccgacccCAAGGTGAAGGACTACGTGACGCGTAGTGCGCACATCCTCAAGGCCATCATGGCCTTCCGCAAGATGGTCGTGGATGAGACCCTTGCTCCCGAAAAGACCAAGACCGGCTTCATGTGCATGGCCGGCTACAAGTACCTTTTCAACTCGTGCCGCATTCCCCAGGAGACGGAGGATGTGACCGAGGTGTTCGACCCCGCGAAGAACAACCACGTCACCATCATGCGCAACGGCCACTTCTtcgagctgcagctggTCAACCCCGTGACTGGCAAGGAGCTCAGCGTGCCCGAGAtcgaggtgcagctcgacaaGATCGTGAGCGACCCCCGCGCCCAGCagccggccgcgtcgccgatcgGTGTGCTTTCGTCCGACTCGCGCGACAACTgggccaaggcgcgccaggcgctcatCTCGGGCCCCAACGGCGAGGTGAACAAGAAGTctctcgagcgcatcgagagCTCGATCATCGTGCTCTGCCTCGACGACCAAAAGCCCATCTCCATGGAGGAGCGCGGCTGGGGCATCTGGACCGGCCAAGACCGCAACCGTTTCTACGACAAGCAGCAGTTCGTGGTCGCAGCCAACGGCACGTCGGGCTACATCGGCGAGCACTCGATGCTCGACGGCACCCAAACGCTCCGTATGAACAACTTTGTCCTCaactcgctcgagcagggcAAGATCAAcctcgagggcgaggccTCTGGTGCGGTTCTCGAGGACCCCGTCTTCCTCGAGTTTGCGCAGGACGCCAACTCGGAGAAGGCTGTGAAGGAGTCGCAGCAGCGCTTTGCTGAGCTCATGGGCAAGCACGCCATGGCCGCACTCGACTTCCAGGGCTACGGCAAGGGCGCGATCAAGCAGTACAAGTGCTCGCCCGACGCCTGGGTGCAGATGGCCTTCCAGCTCGCCTTCTACCGCCTGTTTGGCCGCGTGTGCGCCACctacgaggcggcgcagaccCGCAAGTTCAAGCTCGGCCGTACCGAGACCATccgctcgtgcagcgtcGAGAGCAAGGCCTTTgtcgaggcgatggagAACACGAGCGCTtcggacgccgagcgcctgaaGGCGTTCCAaaccgccgccgcgcagcacatCAAGTACGCCAAGGAATGCTCCGACGCGCACGGTGTGGACCGCCACCTGCTTGGTCTCAAGAAGCTGATCCAGCAGGGCGAGGAATTCCCTGCCATCTTCCAGGACCCGATCAACGCCGAGAGCGGCACCTGGATCCTCAGCACCTCGCAGATGTCGACCGACGTGTTCGACGGCTGGGGCTTCGGTGAGGTGACCCCCAAGGGCTTCGGTGTTGCCTACGGCATCAAGGAGAACTCGCTCTCTTTCACACTGGTCTGCCTCAAGGAGGAGCACAACCCTGTGCGCATGACCGAATACCTCaaccgcgcgctgctcgacatcCGCGACATGCACGACCGCACTGCGCAGAAGCCCAAGATGTAG
- a CDS encoding uncharacterized protein (antiSMASH:Cluster_1; COG:Q; EggNog:ENOG503NTW1): protein MSNPERLKTTKEPHAPVDPLGAGKLHGPPRDKHIVVVLGLDKLARERLKRDGESPSDDTPLSRAFSCDMLQQQTIHQSIADIQATWPDRFIGTCAYNGSIRKRGEFLKVTMEQLKDSIEASVFAFFTFAQLTLRKMEEHGQGGSLLVTGATSSIRGREGFSIAREYGPKNVHVAHVIVDGLIESKTALAFFGKPTDERFLDGNVLVTDQMAKSWLFLAQQHPSTWTLELDLRPANEKF, encoded by the exons ATGAGCAATCCCGAACGGTTGAAGACGACAAAAGAGCCACACGCACCTGTCGACCCGCTTGGTGCAGGAAAGCTTCATGGCCCTCCGCGTGACAAGCATATTGTCGTGGTACTCGGC ctcgacaagctcgcgcgcgagcgcctgaaGCGCGACGGAGAGTCGCCCTCCGACGACACGCCCCTGTCGCGTGCGTTTTCGTGTGACATGCTCCAGCAGCAAACGATCCACCAGTCCATCGCAGATATCCAGGCAACGTGGCCGGACCGCTTCATTGGAACGTGTGCTTACAATGGCAGTATCCGCAAGCGTGGCGAGTTCCTAAAAGTCACTATGGAGCAGCTCAAAGACAGCATCGAGGCGAGCGT TTTCGCCTTCTTTACCTTTGCACAGCTGACCCTGCGCAAGATGGAGGAGCATGGCCAAGGCGGCTCGCTTCTGGTCACGGGCGCCACAAGCAGCATTCGTGGCCGCGAAGGGTTC TCCATTGCGCGCGAGTACGGCCCGAAGAATGTGCACGTCGCACATGTCATTGTCGATGGTCTGATCGAGAGCAAGACGGCGCTTGCCTTCTTTGGCAAGCCCACCGACGAGCGCTTCCTCGATGGCAAT GTCCTCGTCACCGACCAGATGGCAAAGTCGTGGCTCTTCCTCGCTCAGCAGCACCCCAGCACTTGGACGTTGGAGCTGGACCTGCGCCCAGCCAACGAGAAGTTCTAG
- a CDS encoding aspartate--tRNA ligase (EggNog:ENOG503NUP6; antiSMASH:Cluster_1; COG:J) has translation MSSDAQQPTTEAAAAPAEQVPAAATQGDSQEELNPDGTPLSDKQKRKRAEKAEKERIKAEKAERLAAEQAARQAAEVDFATENYGTLPMNQSQERTNTQLFAIEDIHPDKDGQQITLQARLQTSRAPSAKLVFLTFRQNLNCVQATLAMAPEKVSRQMTKWAAAITPESIVQVEGTISKVPKPIESSSVTVKDAEIKISRIHIVVPVTWEGQIPFYVDDATRSDAEIEASQETARPLPPIALDTRLDNRVLDLRTPTNQAIFRLNHGVCRLFREFLDNNGFIEIHTPKLQGAATESGASVFKVGYFKGNAFLAQSPQLGKQMAISADFGRVYEIGPVFRAEDSNTNRHMTEFTGLDLEMAFQEHYHEVSDLLNQLFMFIFKELPKRYGAEIATVRRQFPADDFLVPEAPVCLHFKEAIQMLRDAGYEVADLDDLSTETERALGKLVRDKYKTDFYMLDKFPLDIRPFYTMPDPSDNRYSNSYDFFMRGQEILSGAQRVHDAKYLEERLAAANIPVSAMKSYVDAFRLGAPPHAGGGIGLERVLMLYLGLNNIRRTSMFPRDPKRLEP, from the exons ATGTCGAGTGACGCACAGCAGCCGACGACCGAGGCAGCCGCCGCTCCTGCGGAGCAGGTgcctgccgccgccaccCAGGGTGATTCCCAGGAAGAACTGAA CCCTGACGGCACCCCGCTTTCGGACAAGCAaaagcgcaagcgcgccgagaaGGCCGAGAAAGAGCGCATCAAGGCCGAGAAggccgagcgtctcgccgccgagcaggccgcgcgTCAGGCTGCCGAGGTCGACTTTGCTACGGAAAACTACGGCACGCTCCCGATGAACCAGTCGCAGGAGCGCACCAACACGCAGCTCTTTGCCATTGAGGATATCCACCCCGACAAGGACGGCCAGCAGATCACCCTGCAGGCGCGGTTGCAGACCAGCCGTGCGCCCTCGGCCAAGCTTGTGTTTTTGACGTTCCGCCAGAACCTGAACTGTGTTcaggcgacgctcgccatGGCCCCTGAAAAGGTTTCGCGCCAGATGACCAAGTGGGCAGCCGCAATTACCCCCGAGTCGATCGTACAGGTCGAGGGTACGATCAGCAAGGTGCCCAAGCCGATCGAGTCCTCGTCGGTCACCGTGAAGGACGCCGAGATCAAGATCTCGCGCATTCACATTGTCGTGCCCGTGACGTGGGAAGGCCAGATCCCCTTCtacgtcgacgacgcgacgcgctccgacGCCGAAATTGAGGCGAGCCAGGAGACGGCGCGCCCCCTTCCCCCgatcgcgctcgacacgcgtCTGGACAACCGTGTGCTGGatctgcgcacgccgacgaaCCAGGCCATCTTCCGCCTTAACCACGGTGTGTGCCGCCTCTTCCGCGAGTTCCTGGACAACAACGGCTTCATTGAGATCCACACGCCCAAGCTGCAGGGTGCCGCAACCGAGAGCGGTGCGTCGGTGTTCAAGGTGGGCTACTTCAAGGGCAACGCCTTCCTTGCGCAGAGCCcccagctcggcaagcagATGGCCATCTCTGCCGACTTTGGTCGTGTCTACGAGATTGGCCCCGTGTTCCGTGCGGAAGACAGCAACACGAACCGCCACATGACCGAGTTCACCGGTCTCGATTTGGAGATGGCTTTCCAGGAGCACTACCACGAGGTCTCGGACCTGCTCAACCAGCTCTTTATGTTCATCTTCAAGGAGCTGCCCAAGCGCTacggcgccgagatcgCGACGGTCCGCCGCCAGTTCCCTGCGGATGACTTCCTcgtgcccgaggcgccggtgTGCCTGCACTTTAAGGAGGCCATCCAGATGCTCCGTGACGCGGGCTACGAGGTcgcggacctcgacgacctgaGCACCGAgacggagcgcgcgctcggcaagctggTCCGCGACAAGTACAAGACGGACTTTTACATGCTCGACAAGTTCCCGCTCGACATCCGGCCGTTCTACACGATGCCCGACCCGAGCGACAACCGCTACTCGAACTCGTATGACTTCTTCATGCGTGGCCAGGAGATTCTCTcgggtgcgcagcgtgtgcacgacgccaagtacctcgaggagcgcctcgccgccgccaacATCCCCGTGTCGGCAATGAAGTCGTACGTCGATGCTTtccgcctcggtgcgccgccgcacgcgggTGGTGGTATCGGTCTGGAGCGTGTGCTCATGCTCTACCTCGGCCTGAACAACATTCGTCGCACGAGCATGTTCCCTCGTGACCCCAAGCGCCTGGAGCCGTAA
- a CDS encoding uncharacterized protein (COG:Z; antiSMASH:Cluster_1; EggNog:ENOG503NVXK), producing the protein MAAPAVNSPLFRRDVVHRVVLGALGAPHFPHANLEEVLRADRDANAPLPSLTPEERHAVDEAAKALALYCATDASGEGEDKKKEALLWQYTHAGCMILQCDLGAAQRQLEQLALQSTLLVAFLLCSPQVGHASLGVLPAGNQIANAFWETILKEHGLNNEGQYVGQDPDLQLSRINVFFDESSQEGKYVPRSVNVDLEPGTIDHLKSGPMGQLFRPDNYVHGESGAGNNFSKGYYTEGAELMDSVLEVARKETERADFFQGFQLVHSLGGGTGSGLGTNLLSKLREEYPDRMLATWSVLPSPKVSDTVVEPYNATLSFHQLVENADLSFCMDNEALYDICQRTLRTQSPKYEDLNTLISYAMSGSSTTLRFPGQLNSDLRKLGVNMIPFPRLHFFTCGYAPLVASASQAYQALNVPELVQQGFSSRNNMAAIDPRAGKYLTVAAIFRGKISSREVEAEMHNVQVKSANGFVEWIPQNVQTSLCDVPPPNVKLSATFIGNTTAIQELFKRTHSQFSAMFRRKAFLHWYTGEGMDEMEFTEAESNLLDLIAEYEQYEAATIDDDEVLEGDYEDEQYEEEVAYEEEEY; encoded by the exons atggcggcgccggcggtgaACTCGCCGCTATttcggcgcgacgtcgtgcaccgcgtcgtcctGGGGGCACTGGGCGCACCGCACTTCCCGCATGCAAATCTAGAAGAGGTGCTACGTGCAGACCGCGATGCcaatgcgccgctgccctCCTTGACGCCGGAAGAACGTCATGCCGTTGACGAGGCAGCCAAGGCATTGGCCCTATACtgcgcgaccgacgcgtCTGGCGAAGGCGAGGACAAAAAGAAGGAAGCGCTCCTATGGCAGTATACCCACGCAGGGTGCATGATCCTGCAAtgcgacctcggcgcggcacagCGGCAgctggagcagctcgcAC TCCAATCCACGCTGCTTGTCGCCTTCCTACTCTGCTCGCCCCAGGTGGGCCATGCTagcctcggcgtgctcccT GCCGGCAACCAAATCGCCAATGCTTTCTGGGAGACTATCTTGAAGGAACACGGTCTGAACAACGAAGGC CAATACGTCGGCCAGGACCCCGATCTGCAGCTGTCGCGTATTAATGTGTTCTTTGACGAGTCGAGCCAGGAGGGCAAGTATGTTCCTCGCTCCGTCAATGTCGACCTGGAGCCGGGCACGATTGACCACCTCAAGTCCGGTCCGATGGGCCAGCTCTTCCGTCCCGACAACTATGTGCACGGCGAGTCGGGTGCTGGTAACAACTTCTCGAAGGGTTACTACACCGAGGGTGCCGAGCTAATGGACTCTGTGCTCGAGGTTGCGCGCAAGGAGACCGAGCGTGCGGACTTTTTCCAGGGCTTCCAGCTGGTGCACTCGCTGGGTGGTGGCACGGGTTCAGGTCTCGGTACCAACCTGCTcagcaagctgcgcgaggagtACCCTGACCGTATGCTTGCTACCTGGTCGGTGCTTCCCTCGCCCAAGGTCTCGGATACCGTCGTGGAGCCGTACAACGCCACGCTCTCGTTccaccagctcgtcgagaaTGCCGACTTGTCGTTCTGCATGGACAACGAGGCTCTGTACGATATCtgccagcgcacgctgcgcacgcagtcGCCCAAGTACGAGGATCTGAACACGCTCATTTCCTACGCCATGTCGGGCAGCTCGACCACGCTGCGCTTCCCTGGCCAGCTCAACTCGGACCTCCGCAAGCTCGGTGTGAACATGATTCCGTTCCCCCGTCTGCACTTCTTCACGTGTGGCTACGCACCGCTGGTTGCGTCCGCATCGCAGGCGTACCAGGCTCTGAACGTCCCTGAGCTTGTTCAGCAGGGCTTCAGCTCGCGCAACAACATGGCTGCGATTGACCCCCGCGCCGGCAAGTACCTCACCGTCGCGGCCATCTTCCGCGGCAAGATCTCGAGCCGCGAGGTAGAGGCCGAGATGCACAACGTGCAGGTCAAGTCCGCGAACGGCTTCGTGGAGTGGATCCCCCAGAACGTGCAGACGTCGCTGTGCGACGTTCCCCCTCCGAACGTCAAGCTCAGCGCTACGTTCATTGGCAACACCACCGCGATCCAGGAGCTCTTCAAGCGTACTCACAGCCAGTTCAGTGCCATGTTCCGCCGCAAGGCCTTCTTGCACTGGTACACCGGCGAGGGTATGGACGAAATGGAGTTTACCGAGGCTGAATCGAACCTGCTCGACCTCATTGCCGAGTACGAGCAGTACGAGGCCGCAacgatcgacgacgacgaggtgctcgaaGGTGATTACGAAGACGAGCAGTACGAGGAGGAGGTTGCCtacgaggaggaggagtACTAA
- a CDS encoding uncharacterized protein (SMCOG1030:serine/threonine protein kinase; EggNog:ENOG503NVGV; antiSMASH:Cluster_1; COG:D) codes for MSGTQEAEPRPAPALQVDSDLFTGSSQSASLASSFHSDHQENTLHSGASSTESHAAPPLQPAALNTQAPPAPAAPETSNAPAPRHRGLGSFFTRSGNDTPSGSVHDDLGSDGTATPKQATRKKSDHFSHPLNDLRRFLHNHIGHSNARDKQAPKGDRNARDKARQRNDSVSRNSVRGTDSPPWAISNAGISKKYGRWGRTLGTGAGGTVRIIKRSKDHAVFAVKEFRERRQDEPEKEYIKKVTAEFCVGSTLHHINIIKTLDIISDNGHYYEVMEYAPNELFAVVMSGKMGYNETNCVFRQIVDGVDYLHGLGLAHRDLKIDNCVMTSDGIVKIIDFGTATVFQSPGKSKVLASGIVGSDPYLAPEVLSQQTYDARLTDVWSLAIIYICMSMRRFPWKLPDPEVDSSFQIFVSAHPELCQTSDAPGPDLSSSEEAAANDSCISSLLDNVENSEMFRSFTSDGAPRIPTAVEAGYLVGGSDSNPVTPITTTERRNAGETGHSEAAPVKRGPSTPQRAMTMPDETDVDLPSRPASRAASPDASASGTPNADGGGQGRAAHGNDADHSPASPSEDPQPRAADSLFRLLPIAARPALSRMLMLDPRMRATLGDLLRGRSYGSMDGPVSASEYRKQHFESDQQAPSAQGTPLQRGSYVDVYENDEDSGDHWLKTINTCSHWYHDKGHGNQPDVHLSKDENTFADMGFRAIYAVDEKFVERPPPNHIHVSAPPPDGKRRLFQRKDS; via the exons ATGTCGGGAACGCAAGAAGCTGAgccgcgccctgcgccggctCTGCAGGTGGACAGCGACCTGTTCACAGGGTCATCGCAgtccgcctcgctcgcaaGCTCATTCCACTCGGACCACCAAGAGA ACACGTTGCACAgtggcgcctcgagcaccgaaAGCCATGCTGCGCCTCCGCTCCAGCCTGCCGCGCTGAATAcacaggcgccgccggcgccggcagccCCCGAGACTTCGAATGCACCGGCCCCGCGCcaccgcggcctcggcagcTTCTTCACGCGATCAGGGAACGATACCCCGTCGGGCTCGGTACACGACGATCTGGGGTCCGACGGTACCGCAACGCCCAAGCAGGCGACACGGAAGAAGAGCGATCACTTTTCGCACCCTTTGAATGATCTACGCCGCTTCCTCCATAACCATATTGGGCACTCCAACGCGCGTGACAAACAGGCACCTAAAGGCGATCGGAATGCCCGCGACAaagcgcggcagcgcaacGATTCGGTGTCGCGGAATAGCGTGCGTGgcaccgactcgccgcCGTGGGCCATCAGCAATGCAGGCATCAGCAAAAAGTACGGGCGATGGGGCCGGACGCTCGGTACGGGTGCAGGCGGTACGGTGCGTATCATCAAGCGCTCCAAGGATCATGCTGTGTTTGCCGTGAAAGAGTTCCGTGAGCGGCGACAGGACGAGCCCGAGAAGGAGTACATCAAGAAGGTCACCGCTGAGTTCTGCGTCGGAAGCACGCTGCACCATATCAACATTATCAAGACGCTGGACATCATCAGTGACAATGGGCACTACTACGAAGTGATGGAGTATGCCCCTAATGAGCTCTTTGCTGTGGTCATGAGCGGCAAGATGGGATACAATGAGACGAACTGTGTCTTTCGCCAGATCGTCGACGGTGTTGACTACttgcacggcctcggcctggcGCACCGTGATCTCAAGATCGATAACTGTGTCATGACCAGCGACGGGATTGTCAAGATCATCGACTTCGGCACGGCCACCGTCTTTCAGTCGCCCGGTAAGAGCAAGGTGCTTGCGAGCGGCATTGTCGGCTCGGACCCTTACCTCGCGCCCGAAGTCTTGTCACAGCAGAcgtacgacgcgcgcctcacGGATGTCTGGAGCTTGGCCATCATCTACATCTGTATGAGCATGCGGCGCTTCCCGTGGAAGTTGCCCGACCCCGAAGTCGACTCGAGCTTCCAGATCTTTGTCTCGGCGCACCCCGAGCTGTGCCagacgagcgacgcgccgggccCGGACTTGTCGAGCTCGGAGGAAGCCGCGGCAAACGACAGTTGCATCAgctcgctgctcgacaaTGTGGAAAACAGCGAAATGTTCCGCTCGTtcacgagcgacggcgcaccgcgcatTCCCACGGCAGTGGAGGCAGGCTACCTGGTCGGTGGCTCCGACTCGAACCCCGTGACGCCCATCACCACGACGGAGCGGCGCAACGCTGGCGAGACCGGCCACAGCGAAGCGGCGCCAGTGAAGCGCGGCCCTTcgacgccgcagcgcgccatgACCATGCCGGACGAGACAGACGTCGACCTCCCGTCGCGccctgcgtcgcgcgccgcatcgcccgACGCATCCGCGAGTGGTACGCCGAATGCCGATGGcggcggccaaggccgcgccgcacacggcaacgacgccgaccactcgcctgcgtcgcccTCCGAGGACCCTCAGCCGCGTGCGGCCGACAGCCTGTTCCGGCTGCTGCCcatcgcggcgcgcccggcccTGTCGCGTATGCTGATGCTCGACCCCcgcatgcgcgcgacgctcggcgacctctTGCGTGGCCGCAGCTACGGCAGCATGGACGGACCCGTATCCGCGTCCGAGTACCGCAAGCAGCACTTTGAGTCGGACCAGCAAGCGCCCTCTGCGcaaggcacgccgctccAGCGTGGCAGCTACGTGGACGTCTATGAGAATGACGAGGATTCGGGCGATCACTGGCTAAAGACGATCAACACGTGCTCGCACTGGTACCACGACAAAGGCCACGGGAATCAGCCCGATGTGCACCTCTCCAAAGACGAGAATACTTTTGCGGACATGGGCTTCCGGGCCATCTACGCTGTGGATGAGAAGTTTGTGGAACGCCCGCCCCCCAACCACATTCACGtttcggcgccgccgcccgatgGGAAACGGCGTTTGTTCCAGCGGAAAGATAGTTAA